TATTGCATTAACATGGATGCCATCAACAGTGCAGAGTGGAGGATCAAGATGGCTGATGGTTCGTCCGAAAATTTGGCACCAGAATCAAGCCTTGTCACAAGAATGTACCTATCATTCGaacaattcttgaaaaatttgaTCTTGATAGTCCAGAAGTTCTTGGAGAAATCATGGAACATAGGAAAGAATGAGCCAAGAAAGGTGATCCACTGTCTTAAAGTCGGAATAGCTCTAAGCGTTGTATCGCTGTTTTATTATATGAGACCTTTGTATAATGGTGTTGGAGGAACTGCAATGTGGGCGGTTATGACTGTTGTTGTGGTTTTTGAGTACACTGTGGGTAAGTAATTACTCTTAAAAAAATCATACTCTTTTACACATTTTGTAGGCTAAGAGTATCAAGAAAATTTCAGGTGCAACACTTTACAAATGCTTAAACAGAGCTACTGGTACTTTTTGTGCTGGATTTCTTGCAATAGGGATGCATTGGATTGCTAATCAATCAGGCAAAACGTTTGAGCCTATAATTATGGGAGCTTCTATTTTCATATTAGGTGAGTGATGTTTGTAAATAAAGATTACTTTTTTGCATAAGGGATATGACTATATGTTGTTTAGACTCTCCAAAAATACTACAACAGCTGTGTCAGATCCTCCAAAAGTGCCCTACTTGGGGAGGGTCTTACATGCGCACATacacatttttgaagagtccgagcaacatagagATAATTTTCATATTAGGTGAGTGATCTTTGTACATATGGGATTTGGATTATctgttctaatttttttttatttcatcactCGATTTAGCCTCAGCAGCAACCTTCACAAGGTTCATTCCTGCAGTGAAAGCGCGGTTTGATTATGGCACTATGATATTCATCCTGACTTTCACTTTGGTCTCAATATCCGGATATCGTGTTGCAAATTTGTTGAACATGGCTCACGAGAGAGTATCAACGATCATCATCGGAGTTTCTTTGTGTGTTATTACAAGCATTCTCATATTTCCCATATGGGCTGGTGAAGAGCTCCATAAACTTGTCATTAGTAACTTGGAAAAGCTAGCAGAGTCCTTAGAttgtaagtatttttttgcCTAAATTAACTTTGGATATAAGTACTAAAATTTCATTACATATTGTTTTTAAAGTTGATCCTCAATTGTCCTTTTAGGCTGTGTATCTGAATATTTTAGTGACAGTGAAGACACAACAATCAATACTAAGAAAATGATAGCTTTCAAGTGTGTGTTGAATTCAAAGGCCTCAGAAGAAACAATGGTAAGTTATTGTCAACATCAAAATaagctatgttgctcggactcttcaaaataCCGTTGGGTGCGTGTCAGATCCTTCAAAAGTTGTACGTTTTTAAGGATCTGACATGTATGCAACAACTTTGaagagtctgagcaacatagTATATACAACTTGAGAACTTACAGAGAAAAAACAACTATTTACTAGTATCTTTTACTGATATCTATTTTATAAATTCCGTTTATTCTTTAAATAGCGATCCTAAAATGGCTTTCCATGAATGGTTGATTTGCACAAATTAGATCTTTCGATGccatcatttaaaatttgacACTGTTAAGAGAAGTCTCGGTAAC
The genomic region above belongs to Solanum dulcamara chromosome 5, daSolDulc1.2, whole genome shotgun sequence and contains:
- the LOC129888615 gene encoding aluminum-activated malate transporter 10-like; its protein translation is MDAINSAEWRIKMADGSSENLAPESSLVTRMYLSFEQFLKNLILIVQKFLEKSWNIGKNEPRKVIHCLKVGIALSVVSLFYYMRPLYNGVGGTAMWAVMTVVVVFEYTVGATLYKCLNRATGTFCAGFLAIGMHWIANQSGKTFEPIIMGASIFILASAATFTRFIPAVKARFDYGTMIFILTFTLVSISGYRVANLLNMAHERVSTIIIGVSLCVITSILIFPIWAGEELHKLVISNLEKLAESLDCCVSEYFSDSEDTTINTKKMIAFKCVLNSKASEETMANFARWEPAHGLFNFQHPWGKYLKISASMRSCACCIEALTSCINQKDQASELLKNQLTNACQQVSSSTSEILKELALNMKTMRKSSRMDMLIQEKNSAIQELETLMEQLTGLLIIQPKNVKDDQEKPVIRTSSTNVIPLVEIIPTATFASLVMEIATRIEGVVDVVEEVSRLAKFKLEDTEMMIKQNKSVIKNIIN